The following are from one region of the Qipengyuania flava genome:
- a CDS encoding crotonase/enoyl-CoA hydratase family protein, whose product MQFHDRVSIDLADNGVAQVRFTRGDKMNALDPVQFEAILEAGEALRTMEGLRVVVLSGEGRAFCAGLDLSSMANGGSNPQAKLAERTHGNANRAQEAAMTWRKCPVPVIAAVHGVCFGGGLQIASGADIRVVHPDTRMAVMEMKWGLVPDMGGYALWRGLVRDDTLRELTYTNREFNGAEALGLGFATMVEDDPQARATAIAETIANKNPDAVRGAKRLFKVMHEEGEDAILMAESVEQDGIIRTPNQVEAVMAEMQKRAPVFNG is encoded by the coding sequence ATGCAGTTCCACGATCGCGTTTCGATTGACCTTGCCGACAACGGTGTGGCGCAAGTCCGCTTTACCCGCGGCGACAAGATGAATGCACTGGACCCGGTCCAGTTCGAGGCGATCCTCGAAGCGGGTGAGGCGCTACGCACCATGGAGGGGCTTCGCGTTGTCGTGCTGTCGGGCGAGGGGCGCGCCTTTTGCGCCGGCCTGGACCTCTCCAGCATGGCGAATGGCGGATCGAACCCGCAGGCCAAGCTCGCCGAGCGGACCCACGGAAACGCCAACCGCGCGCAGGAAGCCGCGATGACCTGGCGCAAGTGCCCGGTTCCGGTGATCGCAGCGGTGCACGGCGTGTGCTTTGGCGGCGGCCTGCAGATCGCCAGCGGCGCCGACATCCGCGTGGTCCATCCCGACACCCGCATGGCCGTGATGGAGATGAAGTGGGGCCTCGTGCCCGATATGGGCGGCTATGCGCTATGGCGCGGCCTCGTGCGCGACGACACCCTGCGCGAACTGACCTACACCAACCGCGAGTTCAACGGCGCCGAAGCGCTCGGCCTCGGCTTTGCAACCATGGTCGAGGACGACCCGCAAGCCCGCGCCACCGCGATCGCCGAGACCATCGCGAACAAGAACCCCGACGCCGTGCGCGGCGCCAAGCGCCTGTTCAAGGTGATGCACGAAGAAGGCGAAGACGCGATTCTGATGGCCGAAAGCGTCGAGCAGGACGGCATCATTCGCACCCCCAATCAGGTCGAGGCGGTGATGGCCGAAATGCAGAAACGGGCGCCGGTCTTCAACGGCTAA
- a CDS encoding winged helix-turn-helix transcriptional regulator, whose protein sequence is MSLPLFAWYSQSLNPPARWDMRLLDWGMVPFEEAPHGSAHQPILLDWRPASRPFGWRAIEGRASAAIIGCDDGDERAALLEMGFGDALPSHCVQTELAQRLLRLGGLANAIPRRLAAGPVMLDLFYRDGRVGGTWLGLHPREFALLWRLASTPGMQVSRRQLLSDVWRLDHVPETNTIEVHVSRLRAKLGISHCSWLVETHPDGGYRLGRPPRHEGRCASFVHLTPGQLDSHAMIGNEEHRSISSTRLYHAVPRSRFD, encoded by the coding sequence GTGAGCCTTCCGCTTTTCGCCTGGTATTCGCAATCCCTCAATCCACCCGCTCGCTGGGACATGCGCCTCCTCGACTGGGGCATGGTGCCCTTCGAGGAAGCGCCTCACGGCAGCGCGCACCAACCCATTCTGCTCGATTGGCGACCAGCCTCGCGTCCGTTCGGATGGCGCGCAATTGAGGGGCGGGCATCGGCTGCGATAATAGGCTGCGATGATGGAGACGAGCGCGCGGCCCTCCTTGAAATGGGCTTTGGCGACGCGCTTCCCTCACACTGCGTTCAGACCGAGCTTGCGCAGCGATTGCTGCGTCTCGGGGGGCTGGCCAACGCCATTCCGCGCCGGCTCGCCGCGGGGCCCGTAATGCTCGACCTGTTTTACCGGGATGGGCGCGTCGGCGGCACCTGGCTGGGCCTGCACCCCCGCGAATTTGCCCTGCTGTGGCGGCTGGCGAGCACCCCGGGGATGCAAGTCAGCCGCCGCCAGCTGCTGAGCGATGTCTGGCGGCTCGACCATGTCCCCGAGACCAACACGATCGAAGTGCATGTCTCACGGCTGCGCGCCAAGCTTGGCATCTCGCATTGCAGCTGGCTGGTCGAAACCCATCCCGATGGCGGCTACCGCCTCGGCCGTCCTCCGAGGCACGAGGGACGCTGCGCCAGTTTCGTGCACCTGACCCCCGGGCAACTGGACTCGCACGCCATGATAGGCAACGAAGAGCATCGAAGCATTTCAAGCACGAGGCTCTACCATGCAGTTCCACGATCGCGTTTCGATTGA
- a CDS encoding LL-diaminopimelate aminotransferase produces the protein MSDEFYRIKRMPPYVIAEVNAMRHAARQAGRDIIDLGMGNPDQPPPQHVIDKLCEVAAKPDAHGYSQSKGIPGLRRAQANYYQRRFGVDLDPESEVVVTMGSKEGLSSMATAISAPGDVILAPSPAYPIHTYGFIIAGATIRSVPTTPDERYWKALDNAMAYTVPRPTVLVVNYPSNPTAETVDLAFYERLVDWARENKVWVLSDLAYSELYYDGKPTRSILEVPGAKDVAVEFTSMSKTFSMAGWRIGFCVGNKQLVAALTRVKSYLDYGAFTPIQAAACAALNGPQDVVEQNRARYQARRDVMVESFARAGWEIPSPPASMFTWAKLPPGFEDMGSLEFSKQLLQHAEVAVAAGVGFGEEGEGYVRIAMVENEQRIRQAARNIKRFLTERG, from the coding sequence ATGTCCGACGAATTCTACCGCATCAAACGCATGCCGCCCTATGTCATCGCCGAAGTCAATGCGATGCGCCACGCGGCACGCCAGGCGGGCAGGGACATCATCGACCTCGGCATGGGCAATCCCGACCAGCCTCCGCCGCAGCACGTCATCGACAAGCTGTGCGAAGTGGCGGCGAAGCCCGATGCGCATGGCTATTCGCAGTCCAAGGGCATTCCGGGGCTGCGCCGCGCCCAAGCGAACTATTACCAGCGCCGCTTCGGGGTCGATCTCGATCCCGAAAGCGAAGTCGTGGTGACGATGGGTTCGAAGGAAGGCCTGTCGTCCATGGCCACCGCGATCAGCGCGCCGGGCGACGTCATCCTCGCGCCGAGCCCGGCCTATCCGATCCACACTTATGGCTTCATCATCGCCGGCGCCACGATCCGCAGCGTGCCTACCACGCCGGACGAGCGCTACTGGAAGGCGCTCGACAACGCGATGGCCTACACCGTGCCGCGGCCGACGGTGCTGGTGGTGAACTATCCCAGCAATCCCACCGCCGAGACGGTCGATCTCGCCTTCTACGAGCGGCTGGTCGACTGGGCGCGCGAAAACAAGGTCTGGGTGCTCTCGGACCTGGCCTATTCGGAACTCTATTACGACGGCAAGCCGACCCGCTCGATCCTCGAGGTGCCCGGCGCAAAGGACGTGGCGGTGGAGTTTACCTCCATGTCCAAGACCTTCTCCATGGCCGGCTGGCGGATCGGTTTCTGCGTCGGCAACAAGCAGCTTGTCGCCGCATTGACGCGGGTGAAGTCCTACCTCGATTACGGGGCCTTCACCCCGATCCAGGCCGCCGCCTGCGCCGCGCTGAACGGCCCCCAGGACGTCGTCGAGCAGAACCGTGCCCGCTACCAGGCGCGGCGCGATGTCATGGTCGAAAGCTTCGCGCGGGCCGGCTGGGAAATCCCGTCCCCGCCTGCCAGCATGTTTACCTGGGCCAAGCTGCCACCGGGCTTTGAAGACATGGGCAGCCTCGAATTTTCCAAGCAGCTCCTGCAGCACGCCGAAGTCGCTGTGGCTGCCGGGGTTGGCTTTGGCGAGGAGGGCGAAGGCTATGTTCGTATCGCCATGGTCGAGAACGAGCAGCGTATTCGTCAGGCGGCGCGCAATATTAAGCGGTTCCTGACCGAACGCGGCTAG
- a CDS encoding PHA/PHB synthase family protein yields MTDNGPDPFTNMFEAPAKFARALMAPMAEASAGTPLSAEDMQHWTQVGTKLQAMWLEYQSEQLSDPQALAPYLDPTRWMQVAQDWFRQMPIADPAQQQALLQEGVALWQQVLGQYGMGTDGQPEAKGEPELPRKDRRFADPRWRAHPAFALIHQTYLFLAERVAEMVDRVEGLSDDKREQLRFTTRAITEAASPSNFPLLNPVVMERTLETRGDNLVKGMEHLLADLRRGQLSHTDASAFTLGENIAVTPGKVVHETPLYQLIQYSPSTEEVMETPLVIFPPWINRFYILDLNEKKSFVKWAVDQGVTVFMVSWKSADASMKDVVWDDYVRAQIDAIDTIRDRLGVKSVHAIGYCVAGTTLAATLSLLHRRGEADKVKSATFFTAQVDFEKAGELLNFVDDQQLGTIKALTPEGYLDGRYMAATFNLLRGTDLIWNYVVNNYMLGEDYPAFDLLHWNGDVTNLPAKWHQQYLRDLYRDNKLVEAGALSVDNTPIDLGIVETPTYVQAGKEDHIAPAESVWRITDHFKGPLKFVLAGSGHIAGVVNPPSSGKYQYWTNEGSPRSLAEFREGAVEHPGSWWPDWIDWLEEQDGAKAPAKGKRKPGGKGDKIIENAPGRYVATR; encoded by the coding sequence ATGACCGACAACGGCCCCGATCCGTTCACCAACATGTTCGAAGCCCCGGCAAAGTTCGCTCGTGCGCTGATGGCGCCCATGGCCGAAGCCAGCGCCGGAACGCCGCTGAGCGCCGAGGACATGCAACACTGGACGCAGGTCGGCACCAAGCTCCAGGCGATGTGGCTCGAGTACCAGAGCGAGCAGCTCTCCGACCCGCAGGCGCTGGCGCCCTACCTGGATCCCACCCGCTGGATGCAGGTCGCGCAGGACTGGTTCCGGCAGATGCCGATCGCCGATCCGGCCCAGCAGCAGGCGCTGCTGCAAGAAGGCGTCGCGCTGTGGCAGCAGGTGCTCGGCCAGTACGGCATGGGCACCGACGGGCAGCCCGAGGCCAAGGGCGAGCCGGAGCTTCCGCGCAAGGACCGCCGCTTTGCCGACCCGCGCTGGCGGGCCCATCCCGCCTTTGCGCTGATCCACCAGACCTATCTTTTCCTTGCCGAGCGCGTGGCCGAAATGGTCGACCGGGTGGAAGGGCTGTCTGACGACAAGCGCGAACAGCTGCGCTTCACGACGCGCGCGATCACCGAAGCGGCCAGCCCCTCGAACTTCCCGTTGCTCAACCCCGTGGTCATGGAGCGCACGCTGGAAACGCGCGGCGACAATCTGGTCAAGGGCATGGAGCACCTGCTCGCCGACCTTCGCCGCGGGCAACTGAGCCACACCGATGCGAGCGCCTTCACTCTGGGCGAGAACATCGCCGTGACGCCGGGCAAGGTCGTCCACGAGACGCCGCTTTACCAGTTGATCCAGTATTCCCCCTCGACCGAGGAGGTGATGGAAACGCCGCTGGTGATCTTCCCGCCGTGGATCAACCGGTTCTACATTCTCGACCTCAACGAGAAGAAGAGCTTCGTGAAATGGGCGGTCGACCAGGGTGTCACGGTCTTCATGGTGAGCTGGAAATCGGCCGATGCGAGCATGAAGGACGTGGTCTGGGACGACTATGTACGTGCCCAGATCGATGCGATCGACACGATCCGTGACCGGCTTGGCGTAAAGAGCGTCCACGCTATCGGTTACTGCGTTGCCGGCACCACGCTGGCCGCCACGCTGTCGCTGCTGCACCGCCGGGGCGAAGCGGACAAGGTGAAGAGCGCGACCTTCTTCACCGCGCAGGTCGATTTCGAGAAGGCGGGCGAACTGCTCAACTTCGTCGACGACCAGCAGCTCGGCACGATCAAGGCGCTGACGCCCGAAGGGTATCTCGACGGGCGCTACATGGCGGCGACCTTCAACCTGCTGCGCGGCACGGACCTCATCTGGAACTATGTGGTCAACAACTACATGCTGGGCGAGGACTATCCGGCCTTCGACCTGCTGCACTGGAACGGCGACGTCACCAACCTGCCGGCCAAGTGGCACCAGCAGTACCTGCGTGACCTCTACCGCGACAACAAACTGGTCGAGGCGGGCGCGCTGAGCGTCGACAACACGCCGATCGATCTCGGGATCGTGGAAACGCCGACCTATGTGCAGGCGGGCAAGGAAGACCATATCGCGCCGGCCGAAAGCGTCTGGCGGATCACCGACCACTTCAAGGGGCCGCTCAAGTTCGTCCTGGCGGGGTCCGGTCATATCGCCGGGGTCGTCAACCCCCCGTCCTCGGGCAAGTACCAGTACTGGACCAACGAAGGCAGCCCGCGCAGCCTGGCCGAATTCCGCGAGGGCGCGGTTGAACATCCGGGCAGCTGGTGGCCCGACTGGATCGACTGGCTGGAAGAGCAAGACGGCGCGAAAGCGCCCGCAAAAGGTAAGCGCAAGCCCGGTGGGAAGGGCGATAAAATTATCGAAAACGCGCCGGGACGCTACGTTGCCACCCGGTAA
- a CDS encoding phasin family protein produces MADSQSKIDAAAEKAFAEAAEKKAAEAVSAKKVEKAVAADTTAPVKTDAVAKAVAAEPKKAAVKAKPAAKKAPAKKAAPKKTVAKKAAPKKVAAKKAAPVKKPVAAKKTKTAPKKAAPAKAETAKTTPISKLKDTIMATAKKTATTDYTAKAKEMAADVQTRAKAAYDKGTELTKDAVEFQKGNLEALVESGKILATGMQDMGRAYVEEAKSAAETVQGDVKKFAAVKSPTELFQLQGEIARRNFDAMVSTTSKNTEAMLKLANEAFAPVSNRMSLAAEKVRKAA; encoded by the coding sequence ATGGCTGATAGCCAGAGCAAAATCGATGCCGCTGCTGAGAAGGCGTTTGCCGAAGCTGCGGAAAAGAAGGCCGCAGAAGCGGTGAGCGCGAAGAAGGTCGAGAAGGCCGTCGCCGCGGACACCACGGCTCCGGTCAAGACCGATGCTGTCGCCAAGGCTGTCGCAGCCGAGCCGAAGAAGGCCGCTGTGAAGGCCAAGCCGGCTGCGAAGAAGGCTCCGGCCAAGAAGGCCGCGCCGAAGAAGACTGTCGCGAAAAAGGCTGCACCCAAGAAGGTCGCCGCCAAGAAGGCCGCTCCGGTGAAGAAGCCGGTCGCCGCCAAGAAGACCAAGACGGCCCCGAAGAAGGCCGCCCCTGCGAAGGCGGAAACCGCCAAGACCACCCCGATTTCCAAGTTGAAGGATACCATCATGGCCACTGCCAAGAAGACCGCAACCACCGATTACACCGCCAAGGCGAAGGAAATGGCTGCCGACGTGCAGACCCGCGCCAAGGCTGCCTACGACAAGGGCACCGAACTGACCAAGGACGCCGTCGAATTCCAGAAGGGCAACCTCGAAGCCCTCGTCGAAAGCGGCAAGATCCTCGCCACCGGCATGCAGGACATGGGCCGCGCCTATGTCGAAGAAGCCAAGTCGGCTGCTGAAACCGTCCAGGGCGACGTCAAGAAGTTCGCTGCCGTGAAGTCGCCGACCGAGCTGTTCCAGCTGCAGGGCGAAATCGCCCGTCGCAACTTCGACGCCATGGTCTCGACCACCTCGAAGAACACCGAAGCCATGCTGAAGCTCGCCAACGAAGCTTTCGCTCCGGTTTCGAACCGCATGAGCCTGGCTGCCGAGAAGGTCCGCAAGGCCGCGTAA
- the clpS gene encoding ATP-dependent Clp protease adapter ClpS — protein MAPAMIETLPLFPIRAAEGDDDASDGEGQVGIATKTRAKPKKPSQYKVLLLNDDYTPMEFVVIVLKRFFRMDMEEATRVMLHVHQKGVGVCGIFPYEVAETKVHQVMDFARQNQHPLQCTLEKA, from the coding sequence ATGGCCCCAGCGATGATCGAAACCCTGCCCCTTTTCCCCATCCGCGCCGCCGAAGGCGACGACGATGCCAGCGATGGCGAAGGCCAGGTCGGCATTGCCACCAAGACGCGCGCGAAGCCCAAGAAGCCGAGCCAGTACAAGGTGCTACTGCTGAACGACGACTACACGCCGATGGAATTCGTCGTGATCGTGCTGAAGCGGTTCTTCCGCATGGACATGGAAGAGGCGACCCGGGTCATGCTGCATGTCCACCAGAAGGGCGTCGGCGTGTGCGGCATCTTCCCCTACGAAGTGGCCGAGACCAAGGTCCACCAAGTGATGGACTTCGCCCGCCAGAACCAGCACCCCCTGCAGTGCACGCTCGAAAAGGCATAA
- a CDS encoding DUF427 domain-containing protein: protein MWDYPRPAIAEPTKRRIVIRHKGVTLADTTSAWRTLETSHPPTYYLPQADIAMERLTPNARRSLCEWKGQARYWDVRIGDEVIEAAGWDYPSPTPSFQGIAGHIAFYPEPFDSCLVDGEEVTPQPGGFYGGWITSREAGPFKGIPGSRFW, encoded by the coding sequence GTGTGGGACTACCCCCGCCCCGCCATCGCCGAGCCGACCAAGCGCCGCATCGTGATCCGGCACAAGGGCGTAACGCTCGCCGATACGACCAGCGCATGGCGGACGCTCGAAACGAGCCATCCGCCGACCTACTACCTGCCGCAAGCCGATATCGCCATGGAGCGCCTCACGCCAAACGCGCGCCGTTCGCTGTGCGAGTGGAAGGGGCAGGCGCGTTACTGGGATGTGCGAATCGGTGACGAGGTGATCGAGGCTGCCGGATGGGACTATCCCAGCCCCACGCCCAGCTTTCAGGGTATCGCCGGACACATCGCCTTCTATCCCGAACCCTTCGATAGCTGCCTCGTCGATGGCGAGGAAGTGACGCCCCAGCCGGGGGGCTTTTACGGTGGCTGGATCACCTCGCGCGAGGCCGGTCCCTTTAAGGGCATTCCCGGCAGCCGCTTCTGGTGA
- a CDS encoding LptF/LptG family permease, whose translation MLNFLPAIDRYIFRLVIVPMMSVFVIAASLLILDKMLRLFDFVAVEGGPVGVVFKMLIALVPEYASLAIPLGLLLGILLAFRKLATTSELDVFRAVGLGYGRLLRVPYMITAVLMILNVALVFFIQPVSRYYYEQMEYELRSGALGASIKVGEFTTLADRMALRIEQSEDDGRRLMGIFARVSNDKDQVLSISAKEGAFLATTDDPDTIILRLTDGTIVQDTGSQTPRVLTFTRHDLPIDLPAVEEFRARGDAEREYILPELLRIGWSDEEPEEKRDASQASFNFRLVEVVMMALMPLLAVALGVPPKRSTSALGVFLSIIMVVAYHKVNQYGEDVAALGRVDPIIALWGPFVLFGALIIWMYWRVAHVPGGQAIGALEIWFDKMSKRLGKLFRRRRPLKIDLAASE comes from the coding sequence TTGCTCAACTTCCTGCCTGCGATTGATCGGTATATCTTCCGGCTCGTGATCGTGCCGATGATGAGCGTGTTCGTCATCGCCGCATCGCTGCTGATCCTCGACAAGATGCTGCGCCTGTTCGATTTCGTCGCGGTCGAAGGCGGCCCCGTGGGCGTCGTCTTCAAGATGCTGATTGCGTTGGTGCCCGAATACGCGAGCCTTGCAATCCCGTTGGGCCTGCTGCTCGGCATCCTGCTTGCCTTCCGCAAGCTGGCCACGACGAGCGAGCTCGACGTGTTTCGCGCCGTGGGCCTAGGGTACGGGCGGCTGCTGCGCGTGCCCTACATGATCACGGCGGTGCTCATGATCCTCAACGTGGCGCTGGTGTTCTTCATCCAGCCCGTCAGCCGCTACTATTACGAGCAGATGGAGTACGAACTGCGCTCGGGTGCGCTGGGCGCCTCGATCAAGGTGGGCGAATTCACCACGTTGGCCGACCGGATGGCGCTGCGCATCGAGCAGAGCGAGGACGACGGCCGCCGCCTGATGGGCATCTTCGCCCGCGTTTCCAACGACAAGGATCAGGTGCTCTCGATCTCGGCCAAGGAAGGCGCGTTCCTCGCCACCACCGATGATCCCGACACGATCATCCTGCGCCTGACCGATGGCACGATCGTCCAGGACACCGGGAGCCAGACACCCCGTGTGCTGACCTTCACGCGCCACGATCTGCCGATCGACCTGCCTGCGGTGGAGGAGTTCCGCGCGCGCGGCGACGCAGAGCGCGAGTATATCCTGCCTGAATTGCTCCGGATCGGATGGAGCGACGAGGAACCTGAAGAGAAACGCGACGCCAGCCAGGCCAGCTTCAACTTCCGCCTCGTGGAGGTGGTGATGATGGCGCTCATGCCGCTTCTCGCGGTGGCGCTCGGGGTGCCACCCAAACGATCGACCAGCGCGCTGGGCGTGTTCCTGTCGATCATCATGGTGGTCGCCTATCACAAGGTAAACCAGTACGGAGAGGATGTGGCCGCGCTTGGCCGCGTGGATCCCATTATCGCGCTTTGGGGCCCGTTCGTCCTGTTCGGGGCCCTGATCATCTGGATGTACTGGCGGGTCGCGCATGTGCCCGGCGGCCAGGCTATCGGTGCGCTCGAAATCTGGTTCGACAAGATGTCCAAGCGCCTCGGCAAGCTGTTCCGCCGGCGCAGGCCGCTCAAGATCGATCTGGCGGCCAGCGAGTAA
- the lptG gene encoding LPS export ABC transporter permease LptG: MQLDFFPSRTLTLYLAKMFAVRILAMLFVLVLVLMMLDLLSNSGKILAVDGNGQGELLTYAGLRIPQLIARFLPYSVLLATLITLVTLNQNSEVIAMKAAGLSAHQVLAPLLLTAGLVSLVTFVFNETVVTRSTETLKAWEAVDYGPIPTESGVRTNIYLNDNGNILTAAYLAGSGEAIAMRKVTWYRRNAEGMIVEQVDADRALYAAPGWQLEDITRFQVQNAVTDQPASMVVGEGLTPEQIDLAKIDPDSEPFWTLTSSIAEFERTGRRTSELRAKWWHKISGPLSAFLMPLLGAVAAFGLARSGQLFVRAVIGMALGFAYFVVDNAALAMGSFGGYPPFLAAWAPFMLFLLIGETVLIRTEE; encoded by the coding sequence ATGCAGCTCGACTTTTTCCCTTCGCGCACGCTGACGCTGTACCTGGCGAAAATGTTCGCCGTGCGCATCCTTGCGATGCTGTTCGTGCTGGTGCTGGTGCTGATGATGCTCGACCTGCTGTCGAACAGCGGCAAGATCCTGGCCGTCGATGGCAACGGCCAAGGCGAATTGCTGACCTACGCGGGTCTCAGGATACCGCAGCTAATCGCGCGCTTCCTGCCCTACTCGGTGCTGCTGGCAACGCTGATCACACTCGTCACGCTCAACCAGAACAGCGAGGTTATCGCAATGAAAGCCGCCGGGCTTTCCGCGCACCAGGTACTTGCCCCGCTGCTGCTGACGGCGGGCCTCGTGTCGCTGGTCACCTTCGTATTTAACGAGACGGTCGTGACCCGCTCGACCGAAACGCTGAAAGCCTGGGAGGCGGTCGATTATGGCCCCATTCCAACCGAAAGCGGGGTGCGGACCAACATCTACCTCAACGACAACGGCAACATCCTGACCGCCGCCTATCTGGCCGGATCGGGGGAAGCCATCGCCATGCGCAAGGTCACCTGGTACCGGCGCAACGCAGAGGGCATGATCGTCGAACAGGTCGATGCCGACCGCGCGCTTTACGCAGCTCCGGGATGGCAGCTTGAAGACATCACCCGGTTCCAGGTCCAGAACGCGGTCACCGACCAGCCTGCCAGCATGGTCGTAGGCGAGGGGCTGACGCCGGAGCAGATCGACCTGGCCAAGATCGATCCCGATTCCGAGCCTTTCTGGACCCTGACGAGTTCCATTGCCGAGTTCGAACGCACCGGCCGGCGCACAAGCGAACTGCGCGCTAAATGGTGGCACAAGATCTCGGGCCCGCTGTCGGCCTTCCTGATGCCGCTCCTTGGAGCGGTTGCGGCCTTCGGCCTTGCCCGCAGCGGCCAGCTGTTCGTGCGCGCGGTGATCGGCATGGCCCTGGGCTTTGCCTATTTCGTGGTCGATAACGCGGCGCTCGCCATGGGCAGCTTCGGCGGTTACCCGCCCTTCCTCGCAGCCTGGGCCCCCTTCATGCTGTTCCTGCTGATTGGCGAGACGGTCCTGATCCGCACCGAAGAATGA
- a CDS encoding GNAT family N-acetyltransferase, with protein sequence MSGFSVRLARAEDAQHLPAIERAAAVLFADDPAAADMDFDEVWSEQEHRSLIAKGHCLVAEMGERIVGFLATQPFGRELHIWEMDVHPDAQGQGIGAVLLRACLVDAGNSGFRAATLTTFRDLPWNGPFYARIGFTEVTDLEAHPRLANELAEEAEAGLPSDRRIAMIHFL encoded by the coding sequence ATGAGCGGATTTTCCGTCCGCCTCGCGCGCGCCGAGGATGCGCAACACCTGCCAGCCATCGAGCGCGCCGCCGCAGTCCTCTTCGCTGACGATCCCGCTGCAGCCGACATGGACTTCGACGAGGTCTGGTCGGAGCAGGAGCATCGCTCCCTCATCGCCAAGGGCCATTGCCTGGTGGCGGAAATGGGCGAGCGGATAGTCGGCTTCCTCGCCACCCAGCCCTTCGGCCGCGAGCTCCACATCTGGGAAATGGACGTCCATCCCGACGCACAGGGTCAGGGGATCGGCGCCGTCTTGCTGCGCGCCTGTCTTGTCGATGCGGGCAATTCCGGGTTCCGGGCCGCGACACTGACGACCTTTCGCGACCTGCCGTGGAACGGGCCGTTCTATGCCCGCATCGGGTTTACCGAAGTCACCGACCTCGAGGCGCACCCCCGGCTCGCGAACGAGTTGGCGGAAGAGGCCGAGGCGGGCCTTCCGTCCGATCGCCGGATTGCGATGATCCACTTCCTCTAG
- a CDS encoding fatty acid desaturase family protein, which produces MNVQPKPIPAADTPLRREAGSGWHAQIPDDKAMLRAARDLTKDIAEHRADIYWADMIGSALVGYATLAGAILVDSVPLAVGLAVVSVLALYRALLFIHEISHFRNGALPGFRTAWNALVGVPMLTPSFMYEQVHTLHHKRTQYGTIEDPEYLPLALMKPWSLPAFVLIALLAPVALLFRFAVLVPLGAIIPPIRRLTWERLSALAINPDFRRRPPEGDLPRRVFWLEAGGMVWSWALIASVFAFGWKPLLVALAVASAVAVFNQLRTLVAHLWENEGEAMTVTAQFLDSVNVPPPGRIAELWAPVGLRYHALHHLMPSMPYHSLPEAHRRLVTALDAESSYHGANHAGMGVLVARIARSTMRPRG; this is translated from the coding sequence ATGAATGTGCAACCAAAACCGATTCCGGCTGCCGATACGCCCTTGCGACGCGAAGCGGGCTCGGGCTGGCACGCCCAGATTCCCGACGACAAGGCCATGCTGCGCGCCGCACGCGACCTGACCAAGGACATCGCGGAACACCGTGCGGACATCTACTGGGCCGACATGATCGGCTCGGCGCTAGTCGGCTATGCGACGCTTGCCGGCGCAATCCTGGTGGACAGCGTTCCGCTGGCGGTTGGCCTTGCGGTTGTCTCGGTGCTCGCGCTCTACCGCGCGCTCCTTTTCATTCACGAGATCTCGCACTTCCGTAACGGCGCGCTGCCGGGCTTCCGCACGGCGTGGAATGCTCTTGTCGGCGTGCCCATGCTCACGCCGTCCTTCATGTACGAACAGGTGCACACGCTGCATCACAAGCGCACGCAGTACGGCACGATCGAGGATCCGGAGTACCTCCCGCTCGCGCTGATGAAGCCGTGGAGCCTGCCCGCTTTCGTGCTGATTGCCCTGCTGGCGCCGGTCGCCTTGCTGTTTCGTTTCGCGGTCCTCGTGCCGCTGGGCGCGATCATTCCTCCCATTCGCCGACTGACGTGGGAACGCCTGAGCGCGCTGGCCATCAACCCCGATTTCCGCCGCCGCCCGCCCGAAGGCGATCTGCCGCGGCGCGTCTTCTGGCTCGAGGCTGGCGGCATGGTGTGGAGCTGGGCGCTCATCGCCAGCGTGTTCGCGTTCGGCTGGAAGCCTCTTCTGGTGGCTCTCGCGGTCGCCTCGGCCGTTGCCGTGTTCAACCAGCTGCGCACGCTTGTGGCGCATCTGTGGGAGAACGAGGGCGAGGCCATGACGGTCACCGCGCAGTTCCTCGACAGCGTCAACGTGCCGCCTCCCGGCCGTATTGCCGAGCTGTGGGCGCCGGTCGGTCTGCGCTATCACGCGCTGCACCACCTGATGCCGTCCATGCCCTATCACTCGCTTCCCGAAGCGCACCGCCGCCTGGTGACCGCGCTCGATGCCGAGTCGAGCTACCACGGGGCGAACCACGCCGGCATGGGCGTGCTGGTGGCGCGTATTGCGCGCAGCACCATGCGCCCGCGCGGCTGA